TAGAATGTGTAGACTCTCTATCTAGATAAAAGTTTCTAGAATGACAGTGTGGACAAACGCCTTCTTTTCCTTGATAAGAAGCTTTTTGAAAAAGCATTAATTTTATATTTTTTAAATATCTTACACTTTCCCCTTATTCTATTACCATATAATTTACTTTTTTCTACCATTCGTACTCCCTCCATTCTCATTACGATTTAATTTTTTCCACAAAGCTGTTCTGCTTATACCAAGTTTTTGGGCTATTTCCGTTTTTGTCATTCCTTTGCCTGCAAGCATTTCTATTACTTTTTCTTCTACAAAACGATCAATTTTTTTTAGGTCAATTAAGTTATTACCATTAGGATCATAATCTTCTCTAATAGAATCTCTTTTATCCTCTATAATTCCATTTTCATTTTCATCTAAATCTAATTCGCTAAAAATTACATACCTTTCAGCAATATTTCTCAGTTCTCTTACATTACCCTTCCAGGGATAATCAAGAAGCTTTTTTTCAATTTCTTTACTTATTTCTATTCCATTACTTTCGTTTGATAAAATTTTTACGTAATATTTAAATAATGGGATTATATCTTTTTTCCTTTCTCTAAGGGGAGGAATTCTCATTTTCAAAATATTTAATCGATAAAATAAGTCCGCTCTAAAAGTTCCATCTTCAACCTTGCTTTTTAATTTCTCATTTGCAGCAGCTATAATTCTAACATCTAATGGAATTACATAATCTGATCCTATTCTCATTATTTCCTTTTCCTCTAAAACACGTAATAACTTTCCTTGTAAATTAGGAGAAATACTATTTACCTCATCTAGAAATAGAGTACCTTTATGGGCAAGTTCAAATAATCCAGGCTTTCCACCTTTTCTAGCTCCAGTAAATGCTCCCTCCTCATATCCAAAAAGTTCACTTTCCAAGAGATTTTCTGAAATAGCTGCACAATTAATTGCCACAAAAGGCCCATCTTTTCTACTACTTATGTTATGTATACTTTGTGCAATCATTTCCTTACCAGTACCACTTTCTCCATAAATCATCACAGTACCATCACTTAGTCCTATTTTAATTGACTTTGCTAATGTATTTTTCATTACAGGGTCATTTGCAATAATATCTTCAAACTTATACTTGGCTATAAGTCCTTTTTTATTTAATTCATACCTTACCTTTTTCTCTAAACTTTGAAGTTTAGTTACATCTTGAAAAGAACACAGAACACCATAGGTATTTTCATCTAAGCTTAATATTGAAGTATTTGCCATAACCGTTATTTTTTTTAGTTTTTTTAGTTCGTTACTCTCACTAGTATTATTTTTTAAAAATTCCACCATAAAGCTAAGTTCTGGACAAACATCTACTACACTTTTATTTATCACATTTCTTGCTTGCTTTTTTAGCAACTCCTCTGCTTTTTTATTATACAATATAACATTACAACGTCGATCTATTGCAACAACAGCATCGTGCACCCCATCTAAAATTTTTTTTAAGACTTCATTTTTTAATTTTTGTTCATTCAGATTGTCTATTAATTCCTCAGCACGTGCTACCACTTCATAAATTGATTCATCACTAGCACCTATGTGGACGTTATTCATACCAAGTCTTCTAGCACAAGCACAAGGAATTCCTCCTCCAACTATTACAACACTTTCTCTTCTTTCAGCATATTTCTTTACTCTATCTTCTATGTTTTCAGCATCGCAAAACCTTTCAATTATTACATTCTCACTAATTACATCTTTCCACTCATCATAATCAAAGTATTCTAAGTCTGAGATAATCAATATTACATCTTTCTTATACTTACTTGCAGTTTTTATTGCATACAAAATATCTAAAGTAGTTACCTTTAGATTTATAACAGGAACACTTACTTTTCCAATGGTATGGCGGTATCCACCGCTTCTAGCTATAATTGCTTTCACACCTTTGCTTTCTAGAATTATGCCCTGTTTTTCCATATTATCTGGTTTTAAAATATCAATAATCATGTTACCCTTATTGACTTCTTTTGCAAATAACTGCATAAAACTATTTTTTAGTTCCATATCAGAAGCAATGACACCTATTTTTCTATCCATAAATATTCATCCCTTACTATCATTTAGTAGATACATCTTTACTCTATAAATAAGTTTATACTGAAATTTAAGAATTATCAAAAGTTATAACGATTAACATAGTTCACTGCTTGCTCTATAATATTCACTTCATATGAGCTACTTTATTTATCAAATAATTTAAACAGCAATCTTTGAAACTTATCAACACCAGCAACTACATACCATACACCAACAAGTATGGAAACACCAATTTGTATGGGCAAACTTCCTAATTACTTTTGCATTAATATATAGCATATTTTTTCTTTATATTTTAAAGGACAAACATTGTCATATAATGTTTGTCCCATTTTTATTCAGTATATTTTTTAGCCTCTTCTTCCCCTTTTAGTACCCTAAGAATTCCTAATGCTAGAGATTCCATTTCATTTTCACCAGGCATAATCTCAACTGGTGCAATAAACTCTACACGTTTTTTTATCCAATTAGTCATCATGTTAGAATATGCTATTCCACCTGTAATAATAATAGCATCTACTTTGCCTTCTACTACTGTCGCAAGTTCACCTATCCCTTTAGAAACCTGATATGCCATAGCCTCGTATACTACCCTTGCTTTCTTATTTCCTTCTTCAATCATTTTTTCAACTTCTCTAGCATCAGCCGTATTAAGGTATGCTTTTAATCCACCATTTCCTCTTAATTTTTTATGCATAGTTTTCTTATCAAACTTACCAGAATAACATAAATCTACAAGTTCCTTGCAAGGTATTCTTCCTGCTCTTTCAGGCGAAAATGTTCCTTCATCATCAGCCATTACATCAACTATATGACCTTTCTCATGGACACTTATAGAAATTCCACCACCCATATGAGCAACAATAAAATTCATATCAGAATACTTTTTACCATATTTTTTTGCTACTTTCATTGCCATAGCTCTTGAATTTAAAACATGACAAGTACTTGTTCTAGGTATATCTGGCATACCGGATATACGTGCTATATCATTTAATTCATCTACCCTAACAGAATCATATATATATGAAGGTATAGAAAGCATATTCCCGATTTCATAAGCAATTAATCCACCAAGATTGGAAGCGTGTTCAACAATAGGATTATTTTTAAGCCTATTTACCATTACATCATTTACCTTATAGGCTCCCGGTTTTACAGATGGAACCATTCCTCCTCTTCCAACTACAGCAGATAATTTATTAATATCATAATCATTTTCTTTTAATAATGAAAGGACTGCATCTTTTCTCATCTCAAATTGATCTTGGATTCTATTATACTTTTCAATTTCACTTTCAGGATGTTCTAGTGTCTTACAAAATATTTCTTTTTCATTTCTATATATTGCTATCTTTGTTGAAGTAGATCCCGGATTGATAGCTAGTATATCATAGTCCACTGTTTGTTCCTCCTTTAGTAACCTTTTACAACATTTATGCTACAAATTTTATAATAAATATCATTTCTTTATTATTAAGAAGGCAAAATTAAATTTTGCCTTCTTAATATGAACTTTACTGTACTACTTTCATTCCTTCATTTAATGCTTTAATATTCAATTCTATAAAAGCAGGTTTTACACATTTCTTAATTGCATCTTCCCAATTTAAATTTTCAAGTTTCATAAGCTTTATCAATGAACCCAGTAATACCACATTCATTGCCTTCTTATTTCCTAAATCTCCAGCAATTTTTGCAGCATCAATTACATTTGTATTAGCCTTACTCTTTACTACTTCGATTACATCTTCAGGATATTCTTCTAGTCCAGCAAGCGTTGTAGAAGTTGGAATCTTATATTCATTTACTACTACATGTCCATCTGGCTTTAATTCCTTTAAATATCTTAATGCTTCCATAGCTTCAAAAGAAACAAGAATATCTGCAGAGCCATTTCCTATAATTGGCGAATATACTTTTTTGCCATATCTAACCTGTGTAGTAACACTTCCTCCTCTTTGCGACATACCGTGAATTTCAGCCATTTTTACATCGTATCCAGCATCTACAAGGCCTGTAGATAATATCTTACTAGCAAGTATAGTACCTTGCCCGCCTACTCCACACAGCATAACATTTTTTATTTCTATCGTATCATTCATATTATTCACCCACCCTACTAATAGCATTTCTAGGACATACTTGAACACAAAGTTCACATGCCACACACTGAGTTTTATCAATTGTTACTTTTTTACTGTTTTTATCAGATATAAGTGCAGGACATCCTGTCTTCATACAAGCTTTACAACCTACACATTTTTCTTCATCAATACTACATAATCCCTTGTAGTCTCCAAAATCATCCTTATCTTTTTGTGAAGGCTTTTTAAGCACACAAGGCCATTTTGTTATTATAACAGCAGGTTCGTCCTGTGTTAGTCCCCAATCCAATGCTTCCTTCACTTCATCTAGCTTCAATGGATTAATTACTTTAATCTTTTTAACACCTAGTGCCTTAACTACTGCTTCAACATCTGTCAAATTAGTAGGATCTCCTTGAAGTGTAAATCCAGTGCCTGGATTTTGCTGATGTCCTGTCATTCCTGTAATTCTGTTATCAAGTATACAGAAAACGGCATTACTTCTGTTATAAACAGCATCAAGAAGACTTGTCATTCCAGAATGAAAAAACGTTGAATCACCAAGTACAGCAACAACTCTCATGTTATCATTAAATTTATTGAATACTTTCTGAGCTCCATGAGCCATACTAAAACCTGCTCCCATACACATAGATGTATCTTTTGCATTAAGTGGAGCAGCATTGCTTAAGCCATAACATCCAATATCACTTGACACCATAACATTTTTTCTTTTAGAAAGCTCGTAGAAAAATCCCCTATGTGGACAGCCTGCACACAACACAGGTGGTCTTTTAGCAAGTATAGACTCATCATAGCTTATTGTTTTATTTTCTTTTCCAAGCAATACTTTTGCAATTATATCAGGGTTAAGTTCTCCCGTAATAGGTATTTTCCCCTTACCAATGCAATTAATACCTGCAGCCTTTATTTGTTCTTCCATAAAAGGATCAAGTTCTTCAATTACGTAAAGAGTATCAACTTGTTTTGCAAATTCTCTTATTTTTTCCATTGGAAGTGGGTATGTAAAACCTAACTTAAGATAAGATGCATTTGTTCCAAATACTTCCCTTGCATACTGATAAGCAACACCTGCTGAAATGATGCCTACTTTCTTGTCATTCCATTCAATAAAATTCAATGGTGTTTTATTGGAAAGTTCTTCAAGTTTATTAAGTCTTTCTTCAACTTTTTCATGCAATACCTTTGATACTGCTGGTACTACATCATATTTTTGAAGACTTTTCACATAAGGTTTTTTAAGTACTTCAGTTCTCTCACCTATCTCAACTAAGGACTTACTGTGGCATACCCTTGTAGTCATTCTCATCATTACGGGAGTATCATACTTTTCACTTAATTCCATAGCAACCTTAACCATATCTTTTGATTCCTGGCTATTACTTGGCTCCAACATAGGAATTTTTGAAGATTTAGCATAATGTCTATTATCCTGTTCATTTTGGGATGAATGTAATCCTGGATCATCGGCACTTATTAATACCATTCCTCCATTTACACCTGTATAGGCAAATGTAAATAATGGATCAGCTGCAACATTTACACCAACATGTTTCATAGATGCCAATGTTCTTGCTCCTGCAATTGATGCACCTATTACTGACTCCAATGCAACTTTCTCATTTGGTGCCCATTCTGCAATAATATCACCTTTATAAGTTGCTATATTTTCCATTATTTCAGTACTTGGTGTGCCTGGATATGCTGCTGCATAGGTTATTCCTGATTCATAAGCACCCCGAGCTACTGCTTCATTTGCTGTTAATAATTTCTTCATATTTTCACTCTCCTTAGTACATGTTTTATTCTTTAATTACTTAACTGCAGATGCAGATAATACTAATGATAAATATTTTTCTTCAGCAGAAGCTCCCCTTGATGTTAAAACAATAGGAACCTTTGCTCCAACAATAAATCCTGCCATTTTAGACCCTGCAGAATATACCAAACATTTTCCCAATATATTCCCTGCAGTAATGTTCGGCACAATCAAAATATCAGCATCTCCTGTAACAGGACTATCAAAGCCTTTAATTTCTGCAGATTCCTTACTCATAGTTAAATCATAAGAAATAGGACCTTCTACAATACAATTTTTAATTTCTCCATTTTGATTCATTTTTTTCAACATGTCAGCATCAACAGATTCAGGCATTTTAGGATTAACCTTTTCAACCGCAGCTAAAACTGCTACTTTGGGTTTATCATATCCCATAGTTCTAAGTACATTTACTGCATTTTCAATAATTTGCTTTTTCTGATTTACATCAGGATACATCACCATTCCACCATCTGTAGTCAC
The genomic region above belongs to Clostridium sp. AWRP and contains:
- the iorA gene encoding indolepyruvate ferredoxin oxidoreductase subunit alpha codes for the protein MKKLLTANEAVARGAYESGITYAAAYPGTPSTEIMENIATYKGDIIAEWAPNEKVALESVIGASIAGARTLASMKHVGVNVAADPLFTFAYTGVNGGMVLISADDPGLHSSQNEQDNRHYAKSSKIPMLEPSNSQESKDMVKVAMELSEKYDTPVMMRMTTRVCHSKSLVEIGERTEVLKKPYVKSLQKYDVVPAVSKVLHEKVEERLNKLEELSNKTPLNFIEWNDKKVGIISAGVAYQYAREVFGTNASYLKLGFTYPLPMEKIREFAKQVDTLYVIEELDPFMEEQIKAAGINCIGKGKIPITGELNPDIIAKVLLGKENKTISYDESILAKRPPVLCAGCPHRGFFYELSKRKNVMVSSDIGCYGLSNAAPLNAKDTSMCMGAGFSMAHGAQKVFNKFNDNMRVVAVLGDSTFFHSGMTSLLDAVYNRSNAVFCILDNRITGMTGHQQNPGTGFTLQGDPTNLTDVEAVVKALGVKKIKVINPLKLDEVKEALDWGLTQDEPAVIITKWPCVLKKPSQKDKDDFGDYKGLCSIDEEKCVGCKACMKTGCPALISDKNSKKVTIDKTQCVACELCVQVCPRNAISRVGE
- a CDS encoding sigma 54-interacting transcriptional regulator, which translates into the protein MDRKIGVIASDMELKNSFMQLFAKEVNKGNMIIDILKPDNMEKQGIILESKGVKAIIARSGGYRHTIGKVSVPVINLKVTTLDILYAIKTASKYKKDVILIISDLEYFDYDEWKDVISENVIIERFCDAENIEDRVKKYAERRESVVIVGGGIPCACARRLGMNNVHIGASDESIYEVVARAEELIDNLNEQKLKNEVLKKILDGVHDAVVAIDRRCNVILYNKKAEELLKKQARNVINKSVVDVCPELSFMVEFLKNNTSESNELKKLKKITVMANTSILSLDENTYGVLCSFQDVTKLQSLEKKVRYELNKKGLIAKYKFEDIIANDPVMKNTLAKSIKIGLSDGTVMIYGESGTGKEMIAQSIHNISSRKDGPFVAINCAAISENLLESELFGYEEGAFTGARKGGKPGLFELAHKGTLFLDEVNSISPNLQGKLLRVLEEKEIMRIGSDYVIPLDVRIIAAANEKLKSKVEDGTFRADLFYRLNILKMRIPPLRERKKDIIPLFKYYVKILSNESNGIEISKEIEKKLLDYPWKGNVRELRNIAERYVIFSELDLDENENGIIEDKRDSIREDYDPNGNNLIDLKKIDRFVEEKVIEMLAGKGMTKTEIAQKLGISRTALWKKLNRNENGGSTNGRKK
- the buk gene encoding butyrate kinase, which produces MDYDILAINPGSTSTKIAIYRNEKEIFCKTLEHPESEIEKYNRIQDQFEMRKDAVLSLLKENDYDINKLSAVVGRGGMVPSVKPGAYKVNDVMVNRLKNNPIVEHASNLGGLIAYEIGNMLSIPSYIYDSVRVDELNDIARISGMPDIPRTSTCHVLNSRAMAMKVAKKYGKKYSDMNFIVAHMGGGISISVHEKGHIVDVMADDEGTFSPERAGRIPCKELVDLCYSGKFDKKTMHKKLRGNGGLKAYLNTADAREVEKMIEEGNKKARVVYEAMAYQVSKGIGELATVVEGKVDAIIITGGIAYSNMMTNWIKKRVEFIAPVEIMPGENEMESLALGILRVLKGEEEAKKYTE
- a CDS encoding indolepyruvate oxidoreductase subunit beta, which translates into the protein MNDTIEIKNVMLCGVGGQGTILASKILSTGLVDAGYDVKMAEIHGMSQRGGSVTTQVRYGKKVYSPIIGNGSADILVSFEAMEALRYLKELKPDGHVVVNEYKIPTSTTLAGLEEYPEDVIEVVKSKANTNVIDAAKIAGDLGNKKAMNVVLLGSLIKLMKLENLNWEDAIKKCVKPAFIELNIKALNEGMKVVQ
- a CDS encoding bifunctional enoyl-CoA hydratase/phosphate acetyltransferase, which gives rise to MIFRNFNELIEKVKNTGSMKKVAVAVAQDEHTLQAVFRARKDNIVDPILIGDKAKIKKVLGNLNESLSDSAIVDEESDVLAAEKAVALVNENKADFIMKGKIQTADLLRAVVNREKGLRTGNIMSHFVLNEIPNYHKLIVTTDGGMVMYPDVNQKKQIIENAVNVLRTMGYDKPKVAVLAAVEKVNPKMPESVDADMLKKMNQNGEIKNCIVEGPISYDLTMSKESAEIKGFDSPVTGDADILIVPNITAGNILGKCLVYSAGSKMAGFIVGAKVPIVLTSRGASAEEKYLSLVLSASAVK